Part of the Sulfurovum xiamenensis genome, AGATATAAAATAAACACTGCTCCAGTCTAACTGTTCATTTTACCTATAGCACAAGAAACGAAACTTTTTGCTTTTGCCGAAGTACTGTCCATAAAACTCATCTCTTCTGAAGCCAAAGGATAACCAAGTGCTTTGAGTGCTTGAGATAACTTATCTACATCTTTGTCTTCTATATCTAACGTAATTTTACGTGGAATTACGTTTAAATCAACTTCTATCTCCCCGAACTCTTTGGCAAGTTTACTCTTGAGTGTAGACGCACATCCCCCACATTTGACATTAAAGACCTCAAATGATTGCTGCATAAATAACTCCTGACGTTTTAAGTGAGTAGTATTATAGTCAAAAAAACTAAATGTGAAATATAATATTATGTTATTAGAATAAGTGGAAATAAAATGAGTTTAAGAAAGGAATATGTGGAGTGGGCATACTTGCCCACTCAAATCGTATCAATTAAGAAAGAACTTCTTTCACTGCTTTACCGATCTCAGCTGGAGAAACAACCACTTTCACACCTGCTGCCTGAAGTGCATCCATTTTCTCTTTTGCTGTACCTGCAGAACCAGAGATAATTGCACCTGCGTGTCCCATTCTTTTACCTGCTGGTGCAGTTTGACCTGCAATGAAAGCAACCACAGGTTTAGTAATGTTTTCTTTGATATACGCTGCTGCTTGTATCTCAAGATCTCCACCAATTTCACCGATCATTACGATCGCTTCAGTTTCAGGATCTTCCTGGAACATTTTTAGAAGTTGCTTGTAGCTAAGACCGATGATTGGGTCACCACCGATACCAACAGCTGT contains:
- a CDS encoding heavy-metal-associated domain-containing protein gives rise to the protein MQQSFEVFNVKCGGCASTLKSKLAKEFGEIEVDLNVIPRKITLDIEDKDVDKLSQALKALGYPLASEEMSFMDSTSAKAKSFVSCAIGKMNS